GCGCCCCTTTGCGGGAGCCGCCAAGCCGTGCATGGCGGGAAGCGGCGGCGCAGTTTGTCCAGGAGGCCCACGAAGCCCTGCTGTCGCCCATTGGTGAGCGGGCCAGGGTTTGGCTGGCACAGCGAGGCATAACCCTTGAGGACGTGCGGCTGTGGCGCTTGGGCTACATCCCCGCTGACCGCAAAGACCGCTGGGGAGACGTGGACGTGTTTCTGCCCCGGGGCGTCGTTATTCCTGGCCTTGTCGGGAGCGTCCCCTGGTATGTCAAAGTGCGCAGGCCAATGGACAGCCCGAAGTACGTGCACATCAAGGGAAGCCGCCCTGCCCTTTTCGGCGCTGACTACCTGCAAGGCAAGCCCGATTTGGCGCTTGTCGAAGGCGAGTTTGACGCCATTTTGTTGTGTCGGCTTTGCGGCGACGCCCTGGACGTTGCGACGTTCGGGTCTGCATCCGACAAAGACATAAGGTTGTGGCTACCGGTGCTGGTGAATTACGGGCGCATCTGGATTGGTCTTGACGCAGACCCGGCGGGGCAGAAGGCGGCGTCAGCTTGGCTGGCCCGGACACGAAGGGCGAGGCTTTTGCGGGTGCCGGAAGGCTTCAAGGATTGGACGGACTGCTGGAAAGCACGGGGTGACAGTCGGTTGCGGGAGTACATCCTAACGGCGGTGCAAAGCAACGTGATGATGGAGGCGTTGAATGAGCGATGACCCATTGCTGACCGAGGCGCAGATATCCGACCTTGTTGCCCTGCTGGCCCGGCGAGGCCCAGCCGAGGCCCTGGGCTTTTTGCTAGCGGCGATATGGTATGCCACGCAGGGCATAGAGGTCAGCCCCGACTGGGCGGCGTTGGGCGCTGAAGACCGAGCGGCGGAGATAGTGGAAGGCAGGATTAGCGGCGCTTCACGTCCCCCTGCATCACAGGGCGGGGAGCAGTCAGGTGGCTGAAAAGGCGTGGAAGCGGACGGAGCGTGAAGTCGCCAAGCGACTGGGCGGCCAGCGCATTCCTGTTAGCGGACGGGCGAGGGGCAGTGCGCCGGACGTAGCCACGACGTGGGCCGCAATCGAGGTCAAAAGCAGGCGGAAGTTGCCGCTGTGGCTTCTGGACGCCATAGCCCAAGCCGAGGCGGCGGCGAAGCCCGGGCAGGTGGCGGTGGCCATCCTACACCAGCACGGGTGCCGTTATGACGACAGCATTGTGGTCATGCGCCTGCGTGATTTTACCAGGCTGACCAGAATGAGCGAATAAGCGGGGGCCACGAAAGAAATGAATAAGCATGTCAATTGGAGCGCATTGGTTAGCGATAGCGAAGCCTACCGGCGGGCTGGCGGGAGGCGGCGCTACAACGCTTGGCGGCGGGATATGGCGGCATTGCGGCGCTGGAAGTGCGCCGAGCTGTTAGCACGGGGCTGGGATACGGCGGAGATTGCGGCGGCGCTCGGCGTCTCGCCAAAGACCGTGCGGCGCTACCGAAAGCAGTTGCTGGCCGAGGCGGCAAAGACAGGCATCTGCCCCATCTGTGGGGCGAGGGTCATCATGGGGATAGGGGGTGAAATCCCTACAACCTGACCGCCCATGACGGCGCGGCGAGTGCCGTGCGCACGACCGCAAAATCGGCAATTTTGTGGAAGGCCGAGAGTTCCGCTTTTGTTCACCTTTTCGGCCAATTTTTGCGGTGAAGCGAATGCGGCCTTTTTGACGTGAAAATGGCAGAAATTATGCGAAACATGCAGGAAACATAGGGGCAGGCGCAGAGAACCGCCCATTTTACTGAATTCGCCGGACTGGGCAGGGTTGACAGCACCGGAACGGCTGACGTACAATAGGGCCGTGAAAGCATTGCCCCGGCGGTTGTCGGGCAACCCCGGGGCGTGGGCCAGGTGAGCACGGCACCTGACCGGTGGCCATGATAGCACACAAGGCCCCGTCAGTGCAAACGAGCCTGGCGGGGCTTTTCGCTTTTGGTGGGAACCTTAAAGGAAGCTTAAAAAATCTGCGCACCTTGACAACCTTACTCTGCAAAGAGGCATACCACTACATGTAGGGGCATTGCGGGGAAAATGGGCAAGGGCACACTACATGTAGTATGGTGAAATCAGCCGGTAGA
The Anaerolineae bacterium DNA segment above includes these coding regions:
- a CDS encoding toprim domain-containing protein — protein: MRLWRLGYIPADRKDRWGDVDVFLPRGVVIPGLVGSVPWYVKVRRPMDSPKYVHIKGSRPALFGADYLQGKPDLALVEGEFDAILLCRLCGDALDVATFGSASDKDIRLWLPVLVNYGRIWIGLDADPAGQKAASAWLARTRRARLLRVPEGFKDWTDCWKARGDSRLREYILTAVQSNVMMEALNER
- a CDS encoding helix-turn-helix domain-containing protein, with amino-acid sequence MAALRRWKCAELLARGWDTAEIAAALGVSPKTVRRYRKQLLAEAAKTGICPICGARVIMGIGGEIPTT